The sequence below is a genomic window from Gammaproteobacteria bacterium.
AAGAATGGCACGCGCTTCGCAGCAATTGCTATCGCGGCTCCCGTCCGGGGGTTGCGCCCATTACGAGCCTCCCGCTGCCGCACCTCAAACACCCCAAACCCTCGCAGTTCTACTCGCTCTCCCTTTGCTAAGGCTTCAGCCATGCACCCAAACACCTCGTTGACGACCATCTCTGCCTCCTTTTTGGAGAACTGTGGATAGCGTCGTACAACTTTCTCGACCAGCTCCCGCTTGACCATCG
It includes:
- a CDS encoding integration host factor subunit beta is translated as MVKRELVEKVVRRYPQFSKKEAEMVVNEVFGCMAEALAKGERVELRGFGVFEVRQREARNGRNPRTGAAIAIAAKRVPFFKVGNELRKRVNGETA